One region of Flavobacterium pisciphilum genomic DNA includes:
- a CDS encoding SAM hydrolase/SAM-dependent halogenase family protein, with translation MKLRLLLFLCAITFNGFSQNNVLVFQSDFGLKDGAVSAMKGVAIGVSTDLKIFDVTHEIPAFNIWEAAYRLSQTAQYYPTGTVFVSVCDPGVGTARHSVVLLTKSGHYFVTPDNGTLTLVAEQLGIQEIREIDEVKNRRQNSNESYTFHGRDVYAYTGARLASKTITFDQVGPKLPNEVVKIEYQKPVFEKGIIKGGIPILDIQYGNVWTNIDKKTFANLDLKAGDFVKIQIFNGTKKVYDGKLKLVHTFGEVEIGTDVCYFNSLLNFSLAVNQGSFSEKHKIYSGANWSILINK, from the coding sequence ATGAAATTACGATTATTACTTTTTTTGTGTGCTATTACTTTTAATGGGTTTTCTCAAAATAATGTATTAGTTTTTCAATCTGATTTTGGTTTGAAAGATGGAGCTGTATCTGCCATGAAAGGGGTAGCGATAGGTGTTTCTACCGACTTAAAAATATTTGATGTAACGCATGAAATTCCAGCATTTAATATTTGGGAAGCAGCTTATCGTTTATCACAAACAGCACAATATTACCCTACAGGAACAGTATTTGTTTCAGTTTGTGATCCGGGAGTAGGAACAGCTAGACACTCTGTTGTTTTACTTACTAAATCTGGTCATTATTTTGTAACTCCTGATAATGGTACTTTGACTTTAGTTGCTGAACAATTAGGAATTCAAGAAATCCGCGAAATCGACGAAGTAAAAAACCGTCGTCAGAACTCAAATGAGTCCTATACTTTTCATGGTCGTGATGTCTATGCTTATACAGGTGCACGTTTAGCATCAAAAACAATTACATTCGATCAAGTTGGGCCAAAATTACCAAATGAGGTTGTAAAAATTGAATATCAGAAACCCGTTTTCGAAAAAGGAATTATCAAAGGCGGAATACCGATTTTAGATATTCAATACGGAAATGTTTGGACCAATATTGACAAAAAAACATTTGCAAATTTAGATTTGAAAGCAGGAGATTTTGTGAAAATTCAAATTTTTAATGGAACTAAAAAAGTGTATGATGGAAAACTAAAACTAGTACATACTTTTGGAGAAGTTGAAATCGGTACTGATGTATGTTACTTTAATAGCCTTTTGAATTTCTCATTGGCAGTAAATCAAGGAAGTTTTTCAGAAAAACATAAAATTTATAGCGGAGCTAATTGGAGTATTTTAATCAATAAATAG
- a CDS encoding NAD(P)-dependent alcohol dehydrogenase, which yields MEAKNIKAFGTEAAEAPLKTLDIKRRAVTAHDVEIDILYCGICHSDLHSARNEWHGTIYPIVPGHEIVGRVTKVGDHVKNFKVGDLAGVGCMVDSCRECEHCKDGLEQFCEPGNTMTFNSPDPHLGGQTFGGYSESVVVDESFVLHISDKLDLAGVAPLLCAGITTYSPLKHWKVGPGQRVGIVGIGGLGHMGIKIAKAMGAHVIVFTTSLSKTEDAKRLGADEVVLSTDAEQMAKYAKSLHFILDCVSAQHDIDAYLNLLRVDGTLTLVGAPMDPLPVTSFSLILGRRSFSGSLIGGIAETQEMLDFCAKHNIVADIELIGVNDVNNAYERLLKGDIKYRFVIDMASLKN from the coding sequence ATGGAAGCAAAAAACATAAAGGCATTTGGTACAGAAGCTGCCGAAGCACCGTTAAAAACATTAGATATAAAGCGTAGAGCAGTAACTGCACATGATGTGGAGATTGATATTTTATATTGCGGAATTTGTCATTCTGATCTTCATTCTGCTAGAAACGAATGGCATGGTACAATTTATCCAATAGTTCCAGGACATGAAATTGTGGGTCGCGTAACCAAAGTAGGAGATCATGTAAAAAACTTCAAAGTAGGCGATTTAGCTGGAGTAGGTTGTATGGTTGATTCTTGTAGAGAGTGTGAGCATTGTAAAGATGGTTTAGAGCAGTTTTGTGAGCCGGGAAATACAATGACATTTAACTCTCCAGATCCACACCTTGGAGGGCAAACTTTTGGTGGATATTCTGAGAGTGTTGTTGTAGACGAAAGTTTTGTACTTCATATTTCTGATAAATTAGATTTAGCTGGAGTTGCACCTTTACTATGTGCTGGTATTACTACGTATTCTCCATTAAAACACTGGAAAGTAGGACCTGGGCAAAGAGTTGGTATTGTAGGTATTGGTGGTTTAGGTCATATGGGAATCAAAATTGCAAAAGCAATGGGAGCTCATGTAATAGTTTTTACGACTTCATTGTCTAAAACTGAGGATGCAAAACGATTGGGAGCAGATGAAGTAGTACTATCTACAGATGCTGAACAAATGGCTAAATATGCAAAAAGTCTGCATTTTATTTTAGATTGCGTATCGGCTCAACATGATATTGATGCGTATTTAAATCTACTTAGAGTAGATGGAACACTTACATTGGTTGGTGCTCCTATGGATCCACTTCCTGTAACATCATTTAGCCTAATACTTGGTAGAAGAAGTTTCTCTGGTTCGCTTATTGGTGGAATTGCAGAAACTCAAGAAATGCTTGATTTTTGCGCTAAGCACAATATTGTTGCCGATATTGAATTGATAGGTGTAAACGACGTTAATAATGCTTACGAAAGATTATTAAAAGGAGATATAAAATATCGTTTTGTAATCGATATGGCTTCACTTAAAAACTAA
- a CDS encoding cupin domain-containing protein → MPTHYTTTIEEGIVPNKYAIGEVSFKKSTSDIQPRNTTIKEVSFEPGSRNNWHTNTGLQLLVATEGVGYFQERGTPIRLVHKGEVLTILPEVEHWYGATPTSRFSHIAIITEIDKGLGIWMEQVTDEEYNSFTE, encoded by the coding sequence ATGCCAACACATTATACAACTACCATAGAAGAAGGAATCGTTCCTAACAAATATGCTATTGGCGAAGTTTCTTTTAAAAAGAGTACTAGCGATATTCAGCCACGTAATACTACCATAAAAGAGGTTTCTTTTGAGCCTGGATCGAGAAATAATTGGCACACAAATACAGGTTTGCAATTGCTTGTTGCAACAGAGGGTGTTGGTTATTTTCAGGAGCGAGGTACGCCAATACGATTGGTTCATAAAGGAGAAGTTCTGACCATTTTGCCAGAAGTTGAGCATTGGTATGGTGCCACACCTACAAGTCGATTTTCGCATATAGCAATTATAACTGAAATAGATAAGGGTCTAGGAATTTGGATGGAACAAGTAACTGATGAGGAATATAACAGTTTTACTGAATAA
- a CDS encoding (R)-mandelonitrile lyase, whose amino-acid sequence MKTEQNESDNTIFLKGDPASADYFTGNAWVKLLVPDDRTLNTVVGNVVFEPRARNNWHTHPGGQILIVTHGVGYYQEEGKPIQLLNIGDVVSVLPDVKHWHGASPDSEFTHIAISTNTQKGIVDWLERVTDEQYNSFK is encoded by the coding sequence ATGAAAACAGAACAAAATGAATCAGATAATACTATTTTTCTAAAAGGAGATCCAGCTTCAGCCGATTATTTTACAGGTAATGCTTGGGTAAAACTACTCGTTCCAGATGACAGAACTTTAAATACTGTTGTAGGAAATGTAGTTTTTGAACCCAGAGCCAGAAATAATTGGCACACACATCCCGGAGGTCAAATACTTATTGTTACACACGGAGTAGGTTATTACCAAGAAGAAGGAAAACCTATCCAATTACTTAATATAGGCGATGTTGTTTCTGTTTTACCCGATGTTAAACATTGGCATGGCGCATCCCCTGATAGTGAATTTACTCATATAGCGATTAGTACTAATACTCAAAAGGGCATTGTCGATTGGTTAGAAAGAGTAACTGATGAACAATACAATAGCTTTAAATAG
- a CDS encoding helix-turn-helix domain-containing protein, with protein MDNHIVSQASDFNTNDLKLKGFKVYEVNSGVNAVPTYNRRDFYKICINTSKSLIHYADRGIETDGTILFFGNPHIPYSWEIISPIYSGYACVFTEDFLKVNYRSDSLHESPLFKIGGTPIFSLTPVQEEFITSMFIKMISEQDTDYIFKDDLIRNYINLIIHESLKMQPSENFFKHKNASSRITTLFLELLERQFPIETKDQPLKLKTPQDYAQNLAVHVNHLNRSVKEITGKSTTTHISERIISEAKALLQHTDWSIADIGFSLGFEYPSYFNNYFKRLTGTVPKTLRM; from the coding sequence ATGGATAATCATATTGTTTCTCAAGCTTCAGATTTTAATACCAATGACTTAAAACTAAAAGGCTTTAAAGTATATGAAGTGAATAGTGGTGTTAATGCTGTACCAACTTATAACCGTAGGGATTTTTACAAGATTTGTATTAATACTAGTAAAAGTCTCATTCATTATGCTGATAGAGGTATTGAAACTGATGGTACAATATTATTCTTTGGAAATCCACATATTCCATACTCTTGGGAAATTATTTCACCTATTTATAGCGGATATGCCTGTGTTTTCACCGAAGATTTTTTAAAGGTTAATTATCGTTCAGATAGTCTTCATGAATCCCCTTTGTTTAAGATTGGAGGAACTCCTATATTCTCTTTGACTCCTGTACAAGAGGAATTTATAACTTCGATGTTTATAAAAATGATATCGGAACAAGATACAGATTACATTTTTAAAGACGATTTAATTCGAAATTATATCAACCTGATTATTCATGAATCATTAAAAATGCAACCTTCAGAAAATTTCTTTAAACATAAGAATGCTTCTTCTCGAATTACTACACTTTTTCTCGAACTTTTAGAAAGACAGTTTCCGATAGAGACCAAGGATCAGCCACTTAAGCTAAAAACACCACAAGACTATGCTCAAAATCTTGCAGTGCACGTCAATCACCTTAATCGTTCGGTAAAGGAAATTACTGGTAAATCGACTACTACTCATATCAGTGAAAGAATTATTAGTGAAGCAAAAGCTCTTTTGCAGCATACTGATTGGAGTATTGCCGATATAGGGTTTTCACTTGGATTTGAATATCCGAGTTATTTTAATAATTACTTTAAAAGGCTAACCGGAACTGTACCTAAAACTTTAAGGATGTAA
- a CDS encoding methyltransferase domain-containing protein: MIFKQLRLNIDIEDSTFNELYSTRIQRLSERHWTPVEIAKAAADYLVDKPNKKVLDIGAGAGKFCLVGAASTRGMFYGVEQRESLIKVSKKIAEKHNVKNVEFIHSNINQISFSDYDAFYFYNSFYENIDITCPIDKIILPEKELFHSYSNYVREQLSKTPKGTRLVTYWSTWEEIPESFDLEESACDGILNFWKKKV, encoded by the coding sequence ATGATTTTCAAACAACTCCGATTAAACATTGATATTGAAGATAGTACATTTAATGAACTATACTCAACCCGCATACAAAGACTTTCAGAACGGCATTGGACTCCAGTTGAGATAGCCAAAGCAGCTGCTGATTATCTTGTAGACAAACCCAATAAAAAAGTACTGGATATAGGTGCTGGTGCAGGAAAATTTTGCTTAGTAGGCGCTGCTTCTACAAGGGGAATGTTTTATGGTGTTGAACAAAGAGAGTCACTTATAAAAGTATCTAAAAAAATAGCCGAAAAGCATAATGTAAAAAACGTTGAATTCATTCATTCGAATATCAACCAGATTTCCTTTTCAGATTATGATGCATTTTATTTCTATAACTCCTTTTACGAAAATATTGATATTACATGTCCAATAGACAAAATTATACTTCCTGAAAAAGAATTGTTTCATTCATATTCTAATTATGTTAGAGAACAGTTGTCAAAAACGCCCAAAGGAACAAGACTAGTTACCTATTGGAGTACTTGGGAAGAAATCCCAGAAAGTTTTGATTTAGAAGAATCTGCTTGTGATGGAATATTGAATTTCTGGAAAAAAAAGGTATAG